In a genomic window of Wyeomyia smithii strain HCP4-BCI-WySm-NY-G18 chromosome 1, ASM2978416v1, whole genome shotgun sequence:
- the LOC129729715 gene encoding GTP-binding protein 2 → MDSFFDLFDPTASSSSSSSNGIADSSGHLNNNNFDDDDYESILSVEAFLLKNQSNKQSQQLPDRTRLQQYSPTSAIIDFDLDILPPEPQLGNIEYKLKLINPSKQRFEHLVTQMKWRLREGNGEAIYEIGVSDSGQLHGLSETDMSCSLHTLNQMARKLGASTSVLRRKMLSVGRSVVEVLVRKIPDDQHNIEVRVAVLGGAGAGKSTMLGVLTQGEYDNGRGRARLNMFRHMHEIQTGRTSCISHETLGFDQQGNVINYKYNEMMTAEEISDRSTKLVTFMDLAGHRRYLKTTVQALSGYSPHHALIVVAAGSNISNMTQEHLAIVHALDMPFSIVVTKLDLVPPDNILFELKTLLTAVGYRKVPYLISTEDDVLNANAHQSMDQIVPIFCVSNVTGDGLDLLTKYLYVLSPGISNSEKERLEQEPIEFQIDEIFKVAGVGPVVGGLLGMGVLTENLQVRIGPLQDGTFYPITVQTIHRNKAPCRVVRAGQSASLSFYPNDDLPPLRSGMVILPDYDENENAFGSYFFQARVSVLFHATRIFEGFQTTVHIGSIRQTAIIQGIMGAGTDGISTNQTASVMFRFVRHPEYVRPGMRILFREGTCKGVGKVTQVFPLNLKLN, encoded by the exons ATGGATTCCTTCTTCGATCTCTTCGATCCGACAGCTTCCTCATCATCTTCCAGCAGCAATGGAATCGCCGACAGTAGCGGCCatctcaacaacaacaacttcGACGATGACGACTACGAATCGATACTGTCGGTGGAGGCATTTCTGTTAAAGAACCAAAGCAACAAGCAATCGCAGCAACTTCCCGACAGAACCCGCCTACAGCAATACTCTCCGACATCGGCGATAATCGACTTCGATCTGGACATACTTCCACCGGAACCCCAGTTGGGTAATATCGAGTACAAACTGAAGCTAATCAATCCCTCCAAGCAACGCTTCGAGCACCTGGTGACACAGATGAAATGGCGTCTGCGAGAAGGCAACGGGGAAGCGATCTACGAAATCGGTGTTTCCGATTCGGGTCAGCTGCACGGTTTGAGTGAAACGGATATGTCCTGCTCGCTGCACACTCTTAACCAGATGGCGCGAAAGCTGGGTGCGTCAACATCTGTTCTGCGCAGGAAAATGCTCTCGGTGGGACGATCCGTCGTTGAGGTGCTCGTTCGTAAGATTCCGGACGATCAGCATAACATTGAAGTGCGAGTAGCCGTGCTAGGCGGTGCCGGTGCCGGTAAATCCACCATGCTAGGAGTGCTTACACAAGGCGAGTACGATAACGGAAGAGGTCGAGCGCGACTTAACATGTTTCGGCACATGCACGAAATACAAACCGGACGAACATCCTGTATATCCCACGAAACGCTGGGATTCGATCAACAGGGCAATGTAATTAACTACAAGTACAATGAGATGATGACAGCGGAGGAAATCAGTGACCGTTCGACGAAGTTAGTAACCTTTATGGATCTTGCCGGCCATCGGCGCTACCTGAAGACGACCGTTCAAGCACTGTCCGGCTATTCGCCGCACCACGCACTGATCGTGGTGGCAGCTGGAAGCAATATTAGTAACATGACCCAGGAGCATCTTGCCATCGTTCACGCACTGGATATGCCATTTTCGATAGTAGTCACCAAACTGGATCTCGTTCCACCGGACAACATTTTGTTTGAGCTAAAAACTCTCCTAACTGCCGTCGGTTATCGCAAGGTGCCATATCTGATAAGCACCGAGGATGACGTGCTTAATGCGAATGCACACCAAAGTATGGACCAGATAGTGCCGATCTTTTGTGTGTCGAACGTCACAGGCGACGGGCTGGATCTGTTGACCAAGTATCTGTACGTTCTGTCGCCCGGTATTAGCAATTCCGAGAAAGAACGACTCGAGCAGGAGCCAATCGAGTTTCagattgatgaaattttcaaagtagCCGGCGTTGGGCCAGTCGTCGGGGGTCTACTAGGTATGGGCGTGCTGACGGAGAATCTACAGGTTCGCATCGGACCGCTCCAGGATGGTACTTTCTACCCCATTACGGTACAAACGATTCACCGAAACAAAGCACCATGCCGAGTGGTGCGGGCAGGACAAAGCGCTTCACTTTCCTTCTATCCCAACGATGATTTACCACCACTCCGCAGTGGCATGGTGATATTGCCAGACTACGACGAGAACGAGAACGCTTTCGGATCGTATTTCTTCCAG GCCCGCGTGTCGGTGCTATTTCACGCGACGCGCATCTTCGAGGGCTTCCAGACGACGGTGCACATCGGCAGCATCCGGCAGACGGCCATCATCCAGGGGATAATGGGTGCCGGGACGGACGGGATCTCAACCAACCAGACGGCGTCGGTGATGTTCCGCTTTGTACGCCATCCGGAGTACGTCCGGCCGGGCATGCGGATACTGTTCCGCGAGGGCACCTGCAAGGGGGTCGGCAAAGTGACGCAAGTATTTCCGCTCAACCTAAAGCTAAACTAA